ATCATGTCGTACAGGGTCAGCGCGGCGACGCTCGCGGCGGTGAGCGCCTCCATCTCGACGCCCGTGACACCGCGCGTCGTCACCTCGGCCAGTACCCGCACCCGATCCCCCTCGGCCTCGAAGTCCACCGACACCCGGCTGATGGGCAGCGGATGGCAGAGCGGGATCAGCTCCCACGTGCGCTTCGCTGCCATGATGCCGGCGACGCGGGCCGTGCCGAGCGCCTCGCCCTTCGGCAGCTGCCCCTCCATGAGCTGCTGCACGACCGCGGGAAGGGTCACGAGCACGGCCTCGGCGCGAGCGGTGCGCTTGGTGACGGCCTTGTCGCTCACGTCGACCATGTGCGCGCTGCCGTCCTCGCGCAGGTGGGTGAGGCCGGGATCGGCGGGGCGCTCGGCGCGGGGCTCAGTCATGGATCCTCCAGACGGTGACGGGGGTGTTCTCGGCTGCGAAACCGGCTCCGAGCGGGATCTCGGCGATCACGTCTGCTGCCGCGAGTCCGCTGAGCAGGTGGGAGCTCGGCCCGCTGAGCACGACCCGGCCGTCGGGAGCGAGCGTGCCACGGCGAAGCTGCAGCTTGTCCTCGGGCGAGACGGCGTCGTGGGCGAGCGGCCGCCGCTCGCGCGTCCGCTCGGGCGCGAGGCCCGCGTACTCCCGCAGCGCGGGCAGCAGGAAGAGCTCGGCCGAGAGCATCGCGCTCACCGGGTTGCCGGGGAAGCAGAGGGCGGGCAGCCGGTGCCCACCGTCCGTCTCGTCGGCGCCGCCGGCCTCGTCGGCGTCGTCCGCCTCGTCGGCACCGTCAGTCTCGTCGAGCACGAGCACGCCGAGGCCCTGCGGTCCTCCCGGCTGCATGGCGACCTTCACGAACTCCGCTCCCAGCGGTGCGAGCGCATCCCGTACCACCTCGAACGCGCCCGCGCTGATGCC
This DNA window, taken from Leucobacter tenebrionis, encodes the following:
- the moaC gene encoding cyclic pyranopterin monophosphate synthase MoaC; translated protein: MTEPRAERPADPGLTHLREDGSAHMVDVSDKAVTKRTARAEAVLVTLPAVVQQLMEGQLPKGEALGTARVAGIMAAKRTWELIPLCHPLPISRVSVDFEAEGDRVRVLAEVTTRGVTGVEMEALTAASVAALTLYDMIKAVHKHAEITGTRVLAKSGGKSGDWEAA